In the Colletotrichum higginsianum IMI 349063 chromosome 7 map unlocalized unitig_7, whole genome shotgun sequence genome, one interval contains:
- a CDS encoding Ubiquitin carboxyl-terminal hydrolase encodes MASIPVTVSHQGTKYKVEIDTSSNGETFKYQLYSLTGVEPDRQKILVKGKQVKDDDDMSKFGLKAGATLMMMGKPSGENADLARPKEAIKFVEDMTEAEAAQQEGATPAGLTNLGNTCYLNSTLQTLRSIPELQSALTTYKSGSGGAGSSFGLSSTDIATQLMDLYKNMSETQGSIPPLTFLSTLRMVYPQFAEKSKTGAGYAQQDAEEAWSQIISQLKQKLSESEGSSFVDRYMAGELQSTLEVDEQAARDAGEEPIKSSESFLKLNCHIDSTVNHLRDGILAALTEKLEKKSAVLDRDTTYTKKSLISRLPKYLAVHFVRFFWKREVQKKAKIMRKVTFPHELDVVEFCTDELKKALVPVRDKVREIRKDEEDIERARKRRKINPVDRGDIAGASGGPEGKTALEKANDKKAERSGKHIATTSDGDTEMAETFKTDAEVEAEKDAALVAAKKELYALVNQDLVKDEGANQSGIYELRGVVTHQGASADSGHYTAYVKKTAPVDPKTGKKGEEDGNWWWFNDDKVSEVTPDKIDALAGGGESHSALICLYRAIPLPTIDNEGKAE; translated from the exons ATGGCGTCAATACCCG TCACCGTCAGCCACCAAGGCACCAAATACAAAGTCGAAATCGACACCTCCTCCAACGGCGAAACCTTCAAGTACCAACTCTACAGCTTGACGGGCGTCGAGCCTGATCGCCAGAAGATTctcgtcaagggcaagcaGGTCaaagacgatgacgacatGTCCAAGTTCGGCCTCAAGGCTGGCGCCACCCTCATGATGATGGGCAAGCCATCTGGGGAGAACGCGGACCTCGCCCGTCCCAAGGAAGCAATCAAATTTGTCGAGGACATgaccgaagccgaagccgctCAACAGGAGGGCGCCACACCCGCCGGCCTCACTAACTTGGGCAACACCTGCTACCTCAACTCGACCCTCCAGACCCTCCGATCGATTCCCGAGCTCCAGAGCGCTCTCACCACATACAAGTCGGGCAGTGGCGGAGCCGGCAGCAGCTTCGGCCTTAGCTCGACCGATATTGCTACCCAGCTCATGGATCTGTACAAGAACATGTCGGAGACTCAGGGTAGCATCCCCCCGCTCACCTTCTTGAGCACTCTCCGCATGGTCTACCCGCAGTTCGCCGAGAAGTCCAAGACCGGAGCTGGATACGCCCAgcaggatgccgaggaggcctGGTCTCAGATCATCTCCCAGCTGAAGCAGAAGCTTTCCGAGTCGGAAGGCTCCTCCTTTGTCGACAGATACATGGCCGGAGAGCTCCAATCCACGCTTGAGGTCGACGAGCAAGCCGCCAGGGACGCTGGCGAGGAGCCGATCAAATCAAGCGAGAGCTTTCTCAAGCTCAACTGCCACATTGACAGCACCGTCAACCACCTGCGTGACGGTATCTTGGCTGCCCTGACGGAGAagttggagaagaagtcggcgGTTCTGGACAGAGACACGACCTACACCAAGAAGTCGCTGATCTCACGACTGCCCAAGTACCTCGCCGTTCACTTTGTTCGTTTCTTCTGGAAGCGTGAGGtccagaagaaggccaagatcATGCGCAAGGTCACCTTTCCCCATGAGCTTGATGTTGTTGAGTTCTGCACCGATgagctgaagaaggcccTCGTCCCTGTGCGCGACAAGGTTCGTGAGATTcgcaaggacgaggaggataTCGAGCGAGCTCGGAAGAGACGTAAGATTAACCCTGTCGACCGCGGCGATATTGCCGGAGCCTCTGGCGGCCCCGAGGGCAAGACGGCTTTGGAGAAGGCCAACGACAAGAAGGCGGAGAGATCTGGAAAGCACATCGCCACCACTTCGGACGGCGATAccgagatggccgagaccTTCAAGACGGACGctgaggtcgaggccgagaaggacgcgGCCCTCGTCGCTGCCAAGAAGGAGCTCTATGCCTTGGTCAACCAGGATCTGGtcaaggacgagggcgccaaCCAGTCGGGGATTTACGAGCTGCGTGGCGTCGTTACTCACCAGGGAGCGAGCGCCGACAGCGGCCACTACACGGCATACGTCAAGAAGACTGCCCCTGTAGACCCCAAGAccggcaagaagggcgaggaggacggcaacTGGTGGTGGTTTAACGACGACAAGGTGTCGGAGGTCACACCCGACAAGATCGATGCTTTGGCAGGTGGTGGCGAGTCGCACTCTGCGCTCATCTGTCTCTACCGAGCCATCCCCCTCCCGACCATCGACAACGAGGGCAAGGCTGAGTAA
- a CDS encoding Phosphoglycerate mutase: MTTPRAFVIRHGETEWSLNGRHTGSTDIPLTANGERRVRATGRALVGSDRLIVPKRISHIYVSPRRRAQRTFELLNLGISDELPWKCHGNIDGDGPSCNAHVEVTEDIREWDYGDYEGITSPEIRRIRKEQGLGENWDIWRDGCPGGESPQDVTDRLDRLIEDIRERWHKPVIGDKAATNGDVLVVAHGHILRAFAMRWAGKTLQDGPAFLLEAGGVGTLSYEHHNIEEPAILLGGAFAVDFIEKDEPAQA; encoded by the exons ATGACGACTCCCCGCGCCTTCGTCATCCGCCACGGCGAAACAGAGTGGTCCCTCAACGGCCGCCACACCGGCAGTACCGACATCCCCCTGaccgccaacggcgagaGGCGTGTGCGTGCcaccggccgcgccctcgtAGGGAGCGACCGACTCATCGTTCCCAAGAGGATCTCTCACAT CTACGTGTCCCCCCGCAGGCGTGCTCAGCGCACCTTTGAGCTGTTGAACCTCGGCATCAGCGATGAGCTCCCTTGGAAGTGCCATGGCaacatcgacggcgacggcccgTCCTGCAATGCCCACGTCGAAGTCACCGAGGATATCCGTGAGTGGGACTACGGCGACTACGAGGGCATCACGTCTCCCGAGATCCGCCGCATCCGTAAGGAGCAGGGTCTCGGCGAGAACTGGGACATTTGGCGCGACGGCTGTCCCGGCGGAGA GAGCCCTCAAGATGTCACAGACCGCTTGGACCGCCTAATCGAGGACATACGCGAGAGGTGGCACAAGCCTGTCATCGGTGACAAGGCTGCGACCAACGGCGACGTTCTTGTTGTCGCCCATGGCCACATCCTCCGCGCCTTCGCCATGCGTTGGGCCGGGAAGACGCTCCAGGATGGCCCGGCATtcctgctcgaggccggtgGTGTCGGTACTCTGAG CTACGAACATCACAACATCGAAGAGCCTGCCATTCTGCTGGGAGGTGCGTTTGCTGTTGATTTCATCGAGAAGGATGAGCCGGCGCAGGCATAG
- a CDS encoding SAM-dependent methyltransferase, which produces MHAYQGDLTDPSDPDPSAFSASSDADGRFHDFDVAGVGLGFHHFADPELSARRIVERLRPGGVFVILDFLPHGATDAALPAANTVVHHGFSRERMRAVFEQAGASRDFAMEEIGSGVVFGGHGHGHGHNHGHKHGDSHGHGHGHSHGEGKEGMKRRVFIARGTKM; this is translated from the coding sequence ATGCACGCCTACCAAGGCGACTTAACGGACCCGTCCGATCCGGACCCGTCGGCATTCTCTGCCTCATCTGACGCCGACGGTCGGTTCCACGActtcgacgtcgccggcgtcggcctcggatTCCATCACTTCGCCGACCCGGAGCTCTCGGCCCGCCGCATTGTCGAGCGACTGCggcccggcggcgtcttcgtcattCTTGACTTCCTGCCGCATGGGGCCACGGACGCCGCGTTGCCCGCGGCCAACACGGTCGTGCACCACGGCTTCTCGCGGGAGAGGATGCGGGCCGTCTttgagcaggccggcgccagCAGAGATTTTGCCATGGAAGAGATCGGCAGCGGGGTTGTTTTCGGAGGGCATGGCCACGGACACGGTCACAATCATGGACATAAGCATGGCGACAGCCATGGGCATGGACACGGGCATAGCCAcggagagggaaaagaaggaatGAAGAGGCGGGTGTTCATCGCTCGGGGAACCAAGATGTAG
- a CDS encoding Methyltransferase domain-containing protein gives MTMGDAHTVNANKAYFNKLAAEYDTRYEKTTLQLEREIRKRKDFIGANWVVDEDEDEDEDGNDDDSEDGPATAQAPPPPPGADTKRVRLLDYACGTGLISRALAQFTTHCVGIDISENMVAAYNARAENQARTFTMDTPS, from the exons ATGACCATGGGTGATGCCCATACGGTCAACGCCAACAAGGCCTACTTCAA CAAACTCGCCGCTGAGTACGACACTAGGTACGAAAAGACAACCTTGCAGCTCGAGAGGGAGATTCGAAAACGCAAGGATTTCATCGGCGCGAATTGGGTCGttgatgaggacgaggacgaggacgaagacggtAATGACGATGACAGCGAAGACGGTCCTGCAACTGCGcaagcgccgccgccgccgccgggtgCCGACACCAAGCGTGTGAGACTCCTCGACTACGCCTGTGGAACCGGCTTGATATCGAGA GCTCTTGCGCAGTTCACGACGCATTGCGTCGGCATTGACATCTCGGAGAACATGGTGGCAGCTTACAACGCGCGGGCCGAGAACCAG GCTCGCACGTTCACTATGGACACACCGTCATAG